The following proteins are encoded in a genomic region of Mycolicibacterium rutilum:
- a CDS encoding MFS transporter, whose product MTATETALAPRQQMRTAAVVVVISVATFLASLDLFIVNLALPEIQDGFPGHDLAAASWILNAYTIIFAAFLNPAGRFGDRYGHRKVFLFGLAVFTVASAACGLAPSLEALVAARAIQAAGAAMLMPTSLALLLAAVSEAHRATAVSTWAAIGASAAALGPPVGGALVDLSWRWVFYINLPIAIIALAVGPWILNRTPQSGSGTPDLVGAALLTVGVGAIVGALITLPTNGWKHPAVWVPLAVAVFALALTVLRSRRHHHPALDLAALAVGPLWTSCVALLMFTAAFGAMLLGNVLFLTDVWHLPPQIAGLGLAPGPAAAVLISLTVASRLIRRFGVGPVAAVGSLSFATGAISWLWLAGPDPDYIHTFFPGQMFTGAGVGLVIPSLSAVVAVSLPQHRWGAGSALVNTARQIGIALGTAITILLCQPTIDLTAIRHGWIFLAASATTAAVTAAAAAAYWRDYTTQTRRFTLRAARPSRRATVDGQTASPHIE is encoded by the coding sequence ATGACTGCCACCGAAACTGCGCTCGCGCCTCGACAGCAAATGCGAACAGCGGCGGTCGTCGTGGTCATCTCCGTGGCTACCTTCCTCGCCAGCCTCGACCTCTTCATCGTCAACCTGGCCTTGCCGGAGATCCAAGACGGCTTCCCGGGCCACGACCTCGCCGCGGCATCCTGGATCCTCAACGCGTACACCATCATTTTTGCCGCATTCCTGAACCCCGCAGGACGATTCGGGGACCGCTACGGACACCGCAAGGTGTTCCTCTTCGGTCTCGCGGTATTCACTGTCGCGTCCGCAGCGTGTGGACTAGCACCGTCGCTAGAAGCGCTCGTTGCCGCCCGCGCCATTCAAGCGGCCGGCGCGGCCATGCTGATGCCCACCTCACTGGCCCTCCTGCTCGCCGCGGTCTCCGAGGCGCACCGCGCCACCGCAGTAAGCACCTGGGCAGCAATCGGCGCCTCAGCAGCCGCATTGGGCCCACCTGTCGGCGGTGCGCTCGTGGACCTGTCGTGGCGGTGGGTGTTCTACATCAACCTTCCGATCGCCATCATCGCCCTAGCCGTCGGACCGTGGATCCTCAACCGGACACCACAATCTGGATCCGGAACCCCCGACCTCGTAGGCGCGGCGCTGCTCACCGTGGGTGTCGGCGCCATCGTCGGCGCCCTGATCACGCTCCCCACCAACGGCTGGAAACACCCCGCAGTGTGGGTTCCCCTCGCCGTCGCCGTCTTCGCTCTGGCGCTGACGGTATTGCGCTCGCGGCGACACCATCACCCAGCACTGGACCTCGCCGCGCTCGCGGTCGGCCCGTTGTGGACGAGTTGTGTTGCCCTGCTGATGTTCACCGCAGCATTCGGCGCGATGCTCCTCGGCAACGTTCTGTTCCTCACCGATGTCTGGCACCTGCCCCCGCAGATCGCCGGCCTTGGCCTCGCGCCCGGACCTGCGGCGGCGGTACTGATTTCGCTGACCGTCGCCAGCCGCCTGATCCGCCGCTTCGGCGTGGGACCCGTCGCAGCCGTCGGCTCACTCAGCTTCGCGACCGGCGCCATCAGTTGGCTGTGGCTGGCCGGCCCCGACCCTGACTACATCCACACTTTCTTCCCAGGCCAAATGTTCACCGGCGCGGGCGTCGGACTCGTCATACCCAGCTTGTCTGCAGTCGTCGCCGTCTCTTTACCCCAGCACCGATGGGGAGCAGGCTCCGCGCTGGTCAACACTGCCCGCCAAATCGGCATCGCGCTCGGCACGGCGATCACCATCCTGCTCTGCCAGCCCACGATCGACCTCACCGCCATCCGGCATGGGTGGATCTTCCTCGCCGCCAGCGCAACAACAGCAGCAGTCACCGCCGCCGCTGCAGCCGCCTACTGGCGTGACTACACCACCCAGACACGGCGATTCACACTCAGAGCCGCCCGTCCGTCGCGGAGAGCAACCGTAGACGGCCAGACGGCCTCGCCACACATTGAATAG
- the car gene encoding carboxylic acid reductase, whose amino-acid sequence MARRVAELRRTDAQFRAAQPDPGVLAAAALPGLRLAEILDTLMRGYSERPLLGFRSRTDHPTSQITAGGAHFDTVTRQQFWVHVQAVSAALSIAVAEPVAPGEFMAIIGFSSPDYLTLDMACAYLGLVSVPLQHNAPATTLAPIIAETAPTVLAASADYLDLALHVASGHDALRHLVVFDYQPGLPRHRQALEQARRQLSPRGVHVHTLDTLLADGATHTPPPLYTDGTPDRLAMILYTSGSTGTPKGAMFTEDMLCRIWSSRGFAITDDPVINLNFMPLNHLGGRMPILSAIQSGGTSYFVAEPDLSTLFDDLAQVRPTELALVPRIVDMLYQHYLTTVDRLRADGLDAGAAHAAATVDLRDTVLGGRVVSGFIATAPLAPEMRDFLHDTLDVHIVDSYGLTEAGPVARDGHLVRPPIVDYKLVDVPELGYYTTDQPHPRGELLIKSTILFPGYYQRPDVTATVFDADGFYRTGDVMAEIAPDHLVYLDRRNNVLKLSQGEFVAIAHLEAVYSAAPGVRQIFVYGNSERPNLLAVVVPTDEALQRYGNGETLRTQLHRALQDTAKATQLQSYEIPTDFLIETTPFTAANGLLSGVGKLLRPNLKAHYAARLETLYTDHAAAQAEHLQSLRQGVHDRPVIDTLLAAVRIILGVPDPTPDAHFTDLGGDSLSALTLSTLLTDLFGTDISVGTIINPATNLATLAQHLDQLRTSTATRPTAATVIGADTAALHAADLTLEKFIDRTTLDAAADLPRAADQPHTVLITGANGWLGRFLTLDWLERLAERGGTLIALVRGRDHEHARARLTQVYATDPELQDRFTALADGHLEVLAGDISEPNLGLDETTWNRLAHTVDRIVHPAALVNHVLPYRQLFEPNVLGTAELIRLALTHRIAAIDYLSTIAVAVTVAPERFLEDGDIRAVSPTRPLNDDYANGYANSKWAGEVLLREGHDLCGLPVAVFRSDLILAHSRYRGQLNLPDMFTRLLFSVLATHTAPHSFYLSDPDGSRARAHYDGLPVDFVADAITTLGATHTAGYTSFDVMNPHDDGVSLDVFVDWLIDAGHPIQRITDHTEWLHRFETALRQLPDAQRQQSVLPLLHAFAKPEPPLRGAAAPTGVFHTAVRAAHIGAEHDIPHITAALITKYIDDLRQLELLP is encoded by the coding sequence CTGGCACGTCGGGTCGCCGAGCTGCGTCGCACCGACGCGCAATTCCGGGCCGCGCAACCCGACCCCGGCGTGCTCGCCGCCGCGGCGTTGCCCGGACTCCGGTTGGCCGAGATCCTCGACACCCTGATGCGCGGATACTCCGAGCGCCCACTGCTGGGATTTCGTAGCCGGACTGACCACCCCACCTCACAGATCACCGCCGGCGGTGCGCACTTCGACACGGTGACGCGGCAACAGTTCTGGGTCCATGTTCAGGCGGTGTCGGCCGCCCTGAGCATCGCCGTCGCCGAACCGGTCGCCCCCGGCGAGTTCATGGCCATCATCGGCTTCTCCAGCCCCGACTACCTCACCCTCGACATGGCGTGCGCCTACCTGGGACTGGTCTCAGTGCCGTTGCAGCACAACGCCCCCGCTACCACGCTGGCCCCGATCATCGCCGAAACCGCGCCCACCGTGCTGGCCGCCAGCGCCGACTACCTCGACCTGGCACTGCACGTCGCTTCCGGACACGACGCATTACGTCACCTGGTGGTCTTCGACTATCAACCCGGGTTGCCACGCCACCGTCAAGCCCTCGAACAAGCCCGGCGGCAGCTGAGCCCGCGCGGCGTGCACGTCCACACCCTCGACACCCTCCTCGCCGACGGTGCCACCCACACCCCACCACCGCTCTACACCGACGGCACCCCCGACCGGCTGGCCATGATCCTCTACACCTCCGGCTCTACCGGCACCCCCAAAGGCGCCATGTTCACCGAGGACATGCTCTGCCGCATCTGGTCCTCACGCGGCTTCGCGATCACCGACGACCCGGTGATCAACCTGAACTTCATGCCGCTGAATCACCTCGGCGGCCGCATGCCGATCCTGTCGGCCATCCAATCCGGCGGCACCAGCTACTTCGTCGCCGAACCCGACCTGTCCACCCTCTTCGACGACCTCGCCCAGGTGCGGCCCACCGAACTGGCCTTGGTGCCGCGCATCGTCGACATGTTGTATCAGCACTACCTGACCACGGTGGACCGGCTGCGCGCAGACGGGCTCGACGCCGGCGCCGCGCACGCCGCGGCCACCGTCGACCTCCGTGACACCGTGCTCGGAGGCCGCGTGGTCAGCGGATTCATCGCCACCGCACCACTGGCCCCGGAGATGCGCGACTTCCTGCACGACACCCTCGACGTCCACATCGTCGACAGCTACGGCCTCACCGAAGCCGGGCCCGTCGCCCGCGACGGCCACCTCGTCCGCCCGCCGATCGTGGACTACAAACTCGTCGACGTCCCCGAACTGGGCTACTACACCACCGACCAGCCCCACCCCCGCGGTGAACTGCTGATCAAGTCGACCATCCTGTTCCCCGGCTACTACCAACGCCCCGACGTGACCGCCACCGTGTTCGACGCTGACGGTTTCTACCGCACCGGCGACGTCATGGCCGAGATCGCCCCCGACCACCTGGTCTACCTCGACCGCCGCAACAACGTCCTCAAACTGTCCCAAGGCGAATTCGTCGCCATCGCCCACCTGGAAGCCGTCTACAGCGCCGCACCCGGCGTGCGGCAGATTTTCGTCTACGGCAACAGTGAACGCCCCAACCTGCTGGCCGTCGTCGTCCCCACCGACGAAGCCCTACAGCGCTACGGCAACGGCGAAACCCTGCGCACCCAACTCCACCGGGCGCTGCAAGACACCGCCAAAGCCACCCAACTGCAGTCCTACGAGATCCCCACCGACTTCCTCATCGAAACCACGCCGTTCACCGCCGCCAACGGCCTACTCTCCGGCGTCGGGAAACTGCTGCGCCCCAACCTCAAAGCTCACTACGCGGCCCGCCTCGAAACCCTGTACACCGACCACGCCGCCGCCCAAGCCGAACACCTGCAGAGTCTGCGCCAAGGCGTCCACGACCGCCCCGTCATCGACACCCTGCTCGCCGCCGTACGCATCATCCTCGGCGTCCCGGACCCCACCCCGGATGCGCACTTCACCGACCTCGGCGGCGATTCCCTGTCCGCGCTCACACTGAGCACCCTGCTCACCGACCTCTTCGGCACCGACATCTCCGTCGGAACCATCATCAACCCCGCCACCAACCTGGCCACCCTCGCCCAACACCTCGACCAACTACGGACCAGCACCGCGACCCGACCCACCGCCGCCACCGTGATCGGCGCCGACACCGCGGCCCTGCACGCCGCGGACCTCACCCTCGAGAAGTTCATCGACCGCACCACCCTCGACGCCGCGGCCGACCTGCCCCGCGCCGCCGACCAACCCCACACCGTGCTCATCACCGGCGCCAACGGCTGGCTGGGCCGCTTCCTCACCCTGGACTGGCTCGAACGGCTCGCAGAGCGCGGCGGCACCCTCATCGCGCTGGTCCGCGGCCGCGACCACGAACACGCCCGCGCCCGCCTCACCCAGGTCTACGCCACCGATCCTGAACTGCAGGACCGTTTCACCGCACTGGCAGACGGGCACTTGGAGGTCCTGGCCGGCGACATCAGCGAACCCAACCTCGGCCTCGACGAGACCACCTGGAACCGTTTGGCGCACACCGTTGATCGCATCGTGCACCCCGCCGCGCTGGTCAACCACGTTCTGCCCTACCGGCAATTGTTCGAACCGAATGTGCTCGGCACCGCCGAGCTGATCCGGCTGGCCCTGACCCACCGCATCGCCGCCATCGACTACCTGTCCACAATCGCCGTCGCCGTCACCGTCGCACCCGAACGGTTCCTCGAAGACGGCGACATCCGCGCCGTCAGCCCGACCCGGCCCCTCAACGACGACTACGCCAACGGCTACGCCAACAGCAAATGGGCCGGTGAAGTGCTGCTCCGCGAAGGCCACGACCTGTGCGGGCTGCCCGTGGCGGTGTTCCGTTCCGACCTCATCCTGGCGCACAGCCGCTACCGCGGGCAGCTCAACCTGCCCGACATGTTCACCCGACTGCTGTTCAGCGTCTTGGCCACCCACACCGCGCCGCACTCCTTCTATCTCAGCGACCCCGACGGATCCCGTGCGCGTGCCCACTACGACGGCCTACCAGTCGATTTCGTCGCTGACGCCATCACCACACTGGGCGCCACCCACACCGCGGGTTACACCTCGTTCGACGTGATGAACCCCCACGACGACGGTGTATCACTCGATGTGTTCGTCGACTGGCTCATCGATGCCGGCCACCCGATCCAACGCATCACCGACCACACCGAATGGCTGCACCGATTCGAAACCGCGCTCCGGCAACTACCCGACGCCCAACGCCAACAATCCGTGCTCCCACTACTGCACGCCTTCGCCAAACCAGAACCACCTCTGCGAGGCGCCGCAGCACCCACCGGCGTATTCCACACCGCGGTCCGCGCCGCCCACATCGGTGCTGAACACGACATACCGCACATCACCGCCGCGCTCATCACCAAATACATCGATGACCTCCGACAGCTGGAGCTGTTGCCGTGA
- a CDS encoding TetR/AcrR family transcriptional regulator, translated as MVGIMSTPPVVTRKGRGARERITTAAATLFYRHGIHATGIEALIQEAQVSKRTFYQHFTSKNELVEHYLRGIDETGGSPMERRLDIDGLAPRERLLAIFDTKTTARFRGCPFHNAVVESAGELSGAENIVRAHKQDFADRLTAVATAAGANDPWLLAQQILVLFEGATALATTLNDTAPMVHARAAAAQLIDTACSHTSVPETGTATTT; from the coding sequence ATGGTTGGCATCATGAGCACACCACCGGTGGTCACGCGCAAAGGCCGCGGCGCGCGGGAGCGCATCACCACCGCCGCCGCCACACTGTTCTACCGACACGGCATCCACGCCACCGGTATCGAAGCACTGATCCAGGAGGCACAGGTCTCCAAACGCACCTTCTATCAACACTTCACAAGCAAGAACGAACTCGTCGAGCACTATCTGCGTGGCATCGATGAAACCGGCGGGTCGCCCATGGAACGACGACTCGATATCGACGGACTCGCGCCACGCGAGCGGCTCCTGGCCATCTTCGACACCAAGACCACCGCCCGGTTCCGCGGCTGCCCGTTCCACAATGCCGTCGTCGAATCCGCCGGAGAACTCTCCGGCGCCGAAAACATTGTCCGCGCCCACAAGCAGGACTTCGCCGACCGGCTGACTGCCGTGGCGACCGCCGCCGGCGCCAACGACCCCTGGCTGCTCGCCCAGCAGATCCTCGTGCTTTTCGAAGGCGCCACCGCGTTGGCCACCACACTGAACGACACCGCACCGATGGTTCACGCCCGGGCAGCAGCGGCCCAGCTGATCGACACCGCGTGTAGCCACACATCTGTCCCTGAAACCGGAACTGCAACAACGACTTAA
- a CDS encoding NmrA family NAD(P)-binding protein has protein sequence MTSDPTNPILVIGATGRHGNTGEYLVGRLRAEGRAVRVLARTRSERTEKLEALGAEVVVGDLFDRASLAAALQEVDLAYFTYPIAAGVVTAAATYAAAVREVGRRPRTVVMSMGPAQPDHPSDLGKAQWLAEQVMEWAGLELLVLRVAALFHENLLVLHSQSIRREHAFRNSFSDVAMPWISGRDAAELGVAALLHPERFETAVVYPRGSQAYSHTAIAAMMSEIAGTPITFEPVTQEHWRQELIDLSQTDGAHVVNPAMAQHISSIGHAVSAGAPAFPADWDALQAVLGRAPVTMRDFLASHRAEWAPADESTTVAAG, from the coding sequence ATGACTTCGGATCCGACGAACCCCATCCTGGTGATCGGCGCCACGGGCCGTCACGGCAACACCGGTGAATATCTGGTGGGGCGGTTGCGGGCGGAGGGCCGCGCTGTCCGGGTCCTGGCACGCACTCGCAGTGAGCGCACCGAGAAGCTGGAAGCACTCGGCGCCGAGGTGGTCGTCGGTGATCTGTTCGACCGCGCTAGCCTGGCCGCCGCGTTGCAGGAGGTGGACCTCGCCTACTTCACCTACCCCATCGCTGCCGGTGTGGTGACCGCCGCAGCGACCTACGCCGCGGCGGTGCGCGAGGTAGGTCGCAGGCCGCGCACAGTGGTGATGTCCATGGGGCCCGCGCAACCCGACCATCCCAGCGATTTGGGCAAAGCGCAGTGGCTGGCTGAGCAGGTGATGGAGTGGGCCGGCCTGGAGTTGCTGGTCCTGCGGGTGGCGGCACTGTTTCACGAAAACCTTCTGGTGTTGCATTCGCAGTCGATTCGCCGTGAACACGCCTTCCGCAACTCGTTCAGCGACGTGGCGATGCCGTGGATCAGTGGACGCGATGCCGCCGAACTCGGCGTGGCAGCGCTGCTGCATCCAGAACGGTTCGAGACAGCGGTGGTGTACCCGCGCGGCTCGCAGGCCTACAGTCACACCGCCATTGCGGCGATGATGTCCGAGATCGCCGGGACCCCGATCACCTTCGAGCCGGTCACCCAAGAACACTGGCGTCAGGAGCTGATCGACCTGTCCCAAACCGACGGCGCGCATGTGGTCAATCCGGCCATGGCGCAGCACATCTCATCGATCGGGCACGCAGTATCGGCGGGCGCGCCGGCATTCCCCGCGGACTGGGACGCCCTGCAGGCCGTGCTCGGTCGTGCGCCGGTGACGATGCGAGACTTCCTCGCCTCACACCGCGCCGAGTGGGCGCCGGCCGACGAGTCCACCACCGTGGCAGCGGGGTAG
- a CDS encoding NmrA family NAD(P)-binding protein, with the protein MQLLHPSYLVTGATGRVGGHAVRILLGWGCSVTAIVHRTDARSAALSAAGATVVRADLFDVDALTAAMDGATRALWVYPLQPGLVEATAIFAEAAAHVGVTEVVNVSQLAVRRDAGSAAARAHWLAEQVLNWSPLSVTHLRATLFAEWLTTFGVYTRRGGVLRLPMGHGRHAPLASQDLARAAVAVLQNPHPHAGATYSMTGPVDMNHDDIAEALARAMSRPVHFESVAGDAWVTALHMLNSPAYLAQHLSNVVVDYRAGLFAGATDAVETLTGTKPMSVEQFVTRNPDAFNDPRHAV; encoded by the coding sequence GTGCAGCTCTTGCACCCGTCCTATCTGGTGACCGGCGCAACCGGCAGGGTGGGCGGCCACGCGGTACGTATCCTGTTAGGCTGGGGGTGCAGCGTCACCGCGATCGTGCACCGCACCGATGCCCGCTCGGCGGCGCTGAGCGCCGCCGGCGCGACCGTGGTGAGAGCAGACCTGTTCGACGTCGACGCGCTCACCGCGGCGATGGACGGCGCTACGCGGGCGCTGTGGGTGTACCCGCTGCAGCCGGGTCTGGTGGAGGCCACCGCCATCTTCGCCGAAGCCGCCGCCCACGTTGGCGTCACCGAGGTGGTCAATGTGTCACAACTCGCGGTCCGCCGCGACGCCGGCAGCGCAGCAGCCAGGGCCCACTGGCTGGCCGAACAGGTGCTGAACTGGAGTCCGCTGTCAGTCACCCACCTGCGGGCCACGCTGTTCGCCGAATGGCTGACTACCTTCGGGGTCTACACCCGCCGCGGTGGCGTGCTGCGCCTGCCGATGGGACACGGCCGTCACGCCCCGCTGGCCAGCCAAGATCTGGCACGGGCCGCGGTAGCGGTACTGCAGAACCCACATCCGCACGCTGGCGCGACCTACTCCATGACCGGACCTGTCGACATGAATCACGACGACATCGCCGAGGCCCTAGCACGAGCAATGTCGCGGCCCGTGCATTTCGAGTCCGTCGCCGGAGACGCCTGGGTCACCGCACTGCACATGCTCAACAGCCCGGCCTATCTGGCCCAGCATCTGAGCAATGTCGTCGTGGACTACCGCGCCGGCCTATTTGCCGGGGCCACAGATGCAGTCGAAACCCTCACCGGGACCAAACCGATGTCCGTTGAGCAGTTCGTGACACGCAATCCCGATGCATTCAACGATCCGCGGCACGCGGTGTGA
- a CDS encoding MFS transporter, whose amino-acid sequence MPTRLTVLFAIAGGVAVGNLYYSQPLLHLIGTDLHVDTAHAGLLVTGTQIGYALGVLLLVPLGDSHNRRALIPALMTLSAGALVASAVAPTLVSLAAASVMLGLTTVSGQLLTPLAGDLAEDRDRGRVVGIVVSGLITGILVSRIASGVIASAWGWRSVFVIAAVLTAILAAVLYVQIPSLNPKTRIRYPTLLKSVVTLLVSEPKLRVTAVLGATGFAAFTMFWTALTLLLSSEPYGFSAWQVGLFGIAGLVGALAAQGAGRLHDRGHNVAATGCCWVIAAVAWVATAFERDVLAVMICATIVFDIAIQGLNILNQSRVFALSAAARSRINTAYVTSNFVGGALGSLAAAILWNAGGWTAVAIAGAALCACGWAVWLTTRRGALAD is encoded by the coding sequence ATGCCGACCCGTCTGACTGTCCTGTTCGCGATCGCCGGTGGCGTCGCGGTCGGCAATCTCTACTACAGTCAGCCGCTGTTGCACCTCATCGGCACCGACCTCCACGTCGATACCGCCCACGCCGGGCTGTTGGTGACTGGAACCCAAATCGGCTACGCCCTTGGTGTTCTCCTTCTGGTACCTCTCGGCGACAGCCACAATCGGCGCGCCCTGATCCCCGCTCTCATGACGCTGTCCGCGGGCGCCCTCGTTGCGTCCGCGGTGGCGCCCACCCTGGTCAGCCTGGCGGCGGCTAGCGTCATGCTGGGGCTGACGACGGTCTCGGGCCAACTGCTCACCCCACTGGCCGGCGACCTCGCCGAGGACCGCGACCGCGGTCGCGTCGTCGGGATCGTCGTGTCGGGGTTGATCACCGGGATCCTGGTTTCCCGCATAGCCAGCGGTGTCATTGCCAGCGCCTGGGGATGGCGTTCGGTGTTCGTCATCGCCGCAGTTCTTACCGCCATACTGGCGGCGGTGTTGTATGTGCAGATCCCGTCCCTGAACCCCAAGACCAGAATTCGCTATCCCACCCTGCTGAAGTCGGTCGTCACTCTACTGGTGTCCGAACCCAAGCTTCGCGTCACCGCGGTTTTGGGCGCTACGGGATTTGCCGCGTTCACGATGTTCTGGACTGCGCTGACACTTCTGCTCAGCAGCGAACCCTACGGATTCTCCGCCTGGCAGGTCGGTCTCTTCGGCATCGCTGGTCTTGTGGGTGCGCTGGCCGCCCAAGGCGCGGGCCGGCTTCACGATCGCGGTCACAACGTCGCCGCCACCGGCTGCTGTTGGGTCATCGCGGCCGTCGCATGGGTGGCAACCGCGTTCGAACGGGATGTGCTTGCAGTCATGATCTGCGCGACTATCGTGTTCGACATCGCGATCCAGGGCCTCAACATTCTCAATCAGTCACGTGTCTTCGCCCTTTCAGCCGCGGCTCGCAGCCGAATCAACACCGCGTACGTGACGTCCAATTTCGTCGGAGGCGCGCTGGGCTCGCTGGCCGCCGCCATTCTGTGGAATGCCGGTGGATGGACAGCCGTCGCGATAGCCGGAGCAGCGCTCTGCGCTTGTGGGTGGGCGGTGTGGCTAACTACCCGACGCGGTGCCCTCGCCGACTAA
- a CDS encoding SRPBCC family protein, producing MTTVYFSKVLRAPLPRVWEVVSDFGSLPMWFPFVTASDLVPAGAPRQVGAVRTNQIDDGTAVVEKLTELSDRDHRISYDVIGGDAPVRNYSATLTVYEVSDTATCFVTWIASFDAAGDAESVAEWVRNGIFRDCLAALEKTLLPTAAAS from the coding sequence ATGACCACCGTCTACTTCAGCAAGGTCCTGCGCGCACCGTTGCCACGGGTGTGGGAAGTCGTCAGCGACTTCGGCTCGTTGCCGATGTGGTTCCCGTTCGTCACGGCCAGCGATCTGGTGCCCGCTGGGGCGCCGCGCCAGGTCGGAGCGGTCCGCACCAACCAGATTGACGACGGCACCGCAGTAGTCGAGAAGCTGACTGAGTTGTCCGACCGGGACCATCGAATCAGCTACGACGTCATCGGCGGCGACGCTCCAGTGCGCAACTACAGTGCCACTCTCACTGTCTATGAAGTTTCCGACACCGCAACCTGTTTCGTCACCTGGATCGCCTCTTTCGACGCAGCCGGCGACGCCGAGTCCGTAGCAGAGTGGGTGCGCAACGGCATCTTTCGAGACTGTCTCGCGGCGCTGGAGAAGACCCTGTTGCCGACTGCGGCAGCGAGCTGA
- a CDS encoding SDR family NAD(P)-dependent oxidoreductase, which produces MSVWLITGASRGLGREIATAALSAGHTVIAGSRDVGAGAAALPAHPAMTVVELDVTAPTQVCAAVEHGIARYGAIDVLVNNAGYSILGAVEELSDAETLAMFDTNVFGVHRMIRAVLPHMRRKNSGRILNIGSVGGFAAVASSGLYGATKFAVEAITEALDLELKGTGVSATVIEPGAFRTDFLSPRSVRFANVVIDDYAATAGAARQAFSSYDGGQRGDPVKAAAAILTIAGAEPAPLRVQLGADCIARVERKLLDVSEEMGRWRALAESTDFSDVLINE; this is translated from the coding sequence ATGTCTGTATGGCTCATCACAGGCGCATCACGTGGACTGGGGCGTGAAATCGCCACGGCTGCTTTATCGGCGGGGCACACCGTGATCGCGGGGTCGCGCGATGTCGGGGCCGGCGCCGCAGCGTTGCCTGCCCACCCTGCCATGACCGTCGTTGAACTCGACGTCACTGCCCCCACCCAGGTTTGCGCCGCGGTCGAGCACGGTATCGCCAGGTATGGCGCGATCGATGTGCTTGTCAACAACGCCGGGTACAGCATCCTCGGCGCGGTCGAGGAGCTCAGCGACGCTGAGACGCTAGCGATGTTCGACACGAACGTCTTTGGCGTGCACAGGATGATCCGCGCTGTGTTGCCCCACATGCGGCGCAAGAACAGCGGACGCATACTGAATATCGGATCGGTCGGCGGCTTCGCCGCGGTAGCCTCATCCGGTCTCTACGGTGCCACCAAGTTCGCAGTTGAGGCCATCACCGAGGCGCTGGATCTCGAACTCAAGGGTACCGGCGTTTCGGCGACCGTGATCGAGCCCGGCGCCTTCCGTACCGACTTCCTATCCCCGCGCAGCGTCCGCTTCGCAAACGTCGTGATCGACGACTACGCAGCGACCGCAGGCGCTGCACGCCAGGCCTTTTCAAGCTACGACGGCGGTCAACGGGGAGATCCAGTCAAGGCCGCGGCGGCGATCCTCACGATAGCCGGTGCCGAACCAGCCCCGCTGCGCGTGCAACTTGGCGCGGATTGCATCGCGCGGGTGGAGCGCAAACTGCTCGACGTCAGCGAAGAGATGGGGCGCTGGCGAGCCCTGGCGGAATCCACCGACTTCAGCGATGTGCTGATCAACGAGTAG
- the istB gene encoding IS21-like element helper ATPase IstB: MTTTARGATDPIGADLLRLLKALKLGALADTLPERAALARQHKLSHIGFLETLLADEVSRRESRSAALRAAKAGLDPSMRFDTWTAHDDLRYDRTLLGDLTSLRFLDAGQSAIVLGPVGVGKTHLATALGHMAIRRRHTVVFGRADKLFTRLRAARLDHTVDAEIRRLAAVDVLIIDDFALRPLDATETSDFYEIVVERHRAKTTIMTSNREPAEWLTMTADTLLAQSAIDRLTSAAHTLVIEGPSYRQRTRPQLDPDPADKHPQ; the protein is encoded by the coding sequence ATGACTACCACCGCCCGTGGAGCTACCGACCCGATCGGCGCTGATCTGCTCCGACTGCTCAAAGCCCTCAAGCTCGGTGCACTGGCTGACACCCTGCCCGAACGCGCCGCCTTGGCCCGACAACACAAACTCAGCCACATCGGCTTCCTGGAAACACTGCTGGCTGACGAGGTCTCCCGACGCGAATCCCGCTCCGCGGCACTACGAGCGGCCAAAGCCGGACTCGATCCGAGCATGCGGTTTGACACCTGGACCGCCCACGACGACCTGCGCTATGACCGCACCCTGCTCGGTGATCTCACCTCGCTACGGTTCCTCGATGCCGGCCAGTCCGCGATCGTCCTCGGGCCCGTCGGCGTCGGCAAGACCCATCTGGCAACAGCATTGGGCCACATGGCTATTCGCCGCCGCCACACCGTCGTTTTCGGCCGCGCCGACAAACTGTTCACCCGGCTACGCGCCGCCCGCCTGGACCACACCGTCGACGCAGAGATCCGCCGACTGGCCGCCGTCGACGTTCTGATCATCGACGACTTCGCGCTACGCCCCCTCGACGCCACCGAAACCAGCGACTTCTACGAAATCGTCGTCGAGCGCCACCGCGCCAAGACCACCATCATGACGTCGAACCGCGAGCCCGCCGAATGGCTGACCATGACCGCCGACACCCTGCTGGCCCAATCAGCCATCGACCGACTGACCTCCGCCGCGCACACCCTGGTCATCGAAGGACCGTCCTACCGCCAACGAACCCGCCCTCAGCTTGACCCAGACCCCGCCGACAAGCATCCTCAATAA